In the Leptotrichia sp. oral taxon 212 genome, one interval contains:
- a CDS encoding type III pantothenate kinase, with the protein MLLGFDIGNTHIVPIFYDNNGEIRASFRIPTDLRFTEDTLFIMLKNLAENKKINISDVTDIVVSSVVPHINEVFEYLGKKFFSTEPIFISLDNINNEIKILEGMERGLGADRIADILAAKRIHPDRNLLIIDFGTATTFDMIKDSTYMGGCIIPGINLSINALFNNTAKLPKIKFEKPSTVLGINTVTQINSGIFYSNVGAIKELIAKYKEEIPESYVISTGGQGKEISDFITSVDEYIPNLGEKGIFEFYRLQKKQIKDSI; encoded by the coding sequence ATGCTTTTAGGATTTGATATAGGAAATACACACATTGTTCCTATTTTCTATGATAACAATGGTGAAATCAGAGCTTCTTTCCGTATACCCACTGACTTGAGATTTACAGAAGACACTCTGTTTATTATGTTAAAAAATCTTGCCGAAAATAAAAAAATTAATATTTCTGATGTTACAGATATTGTAGTTTCATCTGTTGTTCCACACATTAATGAAGTTTTTGAATATCTCGGAAAGAAGTTTTTCAGCACTGAACCCATTTTTATTTCACTTGATAATATTAATAATGAGATAAAAATTCTGGAAGGAATGGAAAGAGGACTGGGTGCTGACAGGATTGCTGATATATTGGCTGCAAAGAGGATACATCCTGACAGGAATCTTTTAATCATTGATTTCGGAACTGCAACTACCTTTGATATGATTAAAGACTCCACTTACATGGGAGGATGCATTATTCCAGGTATAAATCTGTCAATAAATGCTCTTTTTAACAATACTGCAAAACTTCCTAAAATTAAATTTGAGAAACCTTCCACCGTTCTTGGAATAAATACTGTCACTCAGATAAATTCAGGAATATTTTACAGCAATGTCGGAGCAATAAAGGAACTTATTGCTAAATACAAAGAGGAAATACCCGAATCATATGTTATATCTACAGGAGGACAGGGAAAGGAAATATCAGATTTTATAACTTCTGTAGATGAATATATCCCAAATCTTGGTGAAAAGGGAATATTTGAATTTTATAGACTCCAAAAAAAACAAATAAAGGATTCAATATGA
- a CDS encoding OPT/YSL family transporter, giving the protein MQKNKEKSLTLLSILIGIAGAIPVSASSFYIVLKFGALPWPTIMVTLISISLLKLFKRNNMKEITVTHTIMSAGSMVAGGVAFTLPGYLLLGGNLKDIDKMLLFFTILTGSILGAFLSYIFRKKLIEEEGLEFPIGEAAYTLVSSGKNKDSMKIVGVGTLISSVISIFRDFSFFKGKAPFIPTVYTLKNGMLSFYVSPLLLGIGYILGFTNTFIWFLGGAFIHFIAAPIAKFKNIADFDIMKNSFGMGFMIGIGISIIIKILLPKKHETDTKNNAKSLKISSINSAPVLGILTIFAFIIISMIYKISPFLSIIVIIICILCAAIAGYSTGKTGINPMEIYAVISILVISFLNSLLNGLKIGSSVFSTNITLLTLFFIACIVAVACGLAGDILNDFKSGFNMKVRPFEQFIGEIIGAAVSSAVITFLFFIFFNIYKNIGPMENSDLIVLQASIVASVMKGIPFIHLFWLGLLAGLVLNMLNLPVLTFGIGIYLPFYLTLPVFIGGLLNSIAKKISEKFSSDALLFANGLMSGEAITGVILSIIAYVKLFI; this is encoded by the coding sequence ATGCAAAAAAACAAGGAGAAAAGTTTAACTCTCCTGTCGATTTTAATCGGTATTGCCGGTGCAATACCTGTTTCAGCAAGTTCATTCTATATAGTACTGAAGTTTGGTGCATTACCCTGGCCTACCATAATGGTTACATTAATTTCAATATCTCTACTTAAACTTTTCAAGAGAAACAATATGAAGGAAATTACAGTTACTCATACTATTATGAGTGCAGGTTCAATGGTTGCAGGAGGTGTTGCATTTACTTTGCCTGGATATCTGCTGCTGGGAGGAAATTTAAAGGATATTGATAAAATGCTTCTTTTTTTTACAATATTGACCGGAAGCATACTCGGAGCTTTTCTGTCATATATTTTCAGAAAAAAACTTATTGAAGAGGAAGGGCTTGAATTTCCCATCGGAGAAGCCGCCTACACACTTGTAAGTTCAGGAAAAAATAAGGACAGTATGAAAATAGTAGGAGTTGGAACACTAATAAGTTCTGTCATATCCATTTTCAGGGATTTCAGTTTTTTTAAAGGAAAAGCTCCTTTTATTCCTACTGTCTACACTTTAAAAAATGGAATGCTGAGTTTCTATGTTTCGCCACTTTTACTTGGAATCGGATATATTCTTGGATTTACAAATACATTTATCTGGTTTCTGGGAGGAGCTTTTATTCATTTTATTGCAGCTCCAATTGCTAAATTTAAAAACATCGCTGACTTTGATATTATGAAAAACAGTTTTGGAATGGGATTTATGATAGGTATAGGAATTTCAATAATTATAAAGATACTGTTACCGAAAAAACACGAAACAGATACAAAAAATAATGCTAAATCATTAAAGATATCTTCCATAAATTCTGCTCCTGTTTTAGGGATTCTGACAATTTTTGCCTTTATTATAATTTCAATGATTTACAAAATTTCTCCATTTTTATCAATAATTGTAATTATAATATGCATTTTATGTGCCGCAATTGCAGGATATTCCACAGGAAAGACAGGTATAAATCCAATGGAAATTTATGCAGTAATTTCAATACTTGTAATTTCTTTTTTGAATAGCCTTCTGAACGGACTGAAAATAGGAAGTTCTGTTTTTTCAACAAACATAACGCTCCTTACATTATTCTTTATTGCCTGCATTGTTGCAGTGGCATGTGGACTTGCAGGAGATATACTGAACGACTTTAAGTCAGGTTTCAATATGAAAGTCCGTCCATTTGAACAGTTTATTGGAGAAATAATCGGTGCAGCAGTAAGTTCAGCTGTTATAACGTTCCTGTTTTTCATATTCTTTAATATCTACAAAAATATCGGTCCTATGGAAAACAGTGATCTGATTGTTCTTCAGGCTTCAATAGTAGCCTCTGTAATGAAGGGAATTCCATTTATACATTTATTCTGGCTGGGACTTCTGGCAGGACTTGTACTGAATATGCTCAATCTTCCCGTACTTACTTTCGGAATAGGAATCTACCTTCCTTTTTACCTTACATTACCTGTTTTCATAGGAGGACTTCTTAATTCCATTGCAAAAAAGATTTCAGAAAAATTTTCTTCAGATGCTCTTCTTTTTGCAAATGGACTTATGTCAGGAGAAGCTATTACGGGAGTTATTTTATCCATAATCGCCTATGTAAAGCTGTTTATTTAA
- a CDS encoding triacylglycerol lipase produces MKFNLKKLTITIIILTIITFTGLKITKRLLYHPYNVERFGTSDKNKDFVIVFHGIYGKAKTLNHITDTLEKEGYSGINIQYPTTEDTVEEITEKYIAPNIESASKTVEEENTKRKKQGLPEIKINFIVHSMGTGILRYYLKTHKLNHLGKVIFISPPSHGSQLSDNPISDILKDTLGNSVRQFKTSSDSFVNLLGEPDYQCYVMIGNKSGNFLYSILIPGIDDGMVPFKTSRLNNCNYKVIENATHTSILKDKRTLNEIADYLKN; encoded by the coding sequence ATGAAATTTAATTTAAAAAAACTGACTATTACCATTATTATTCTTACAATAATAACTTTTACAGGATTAAAGATAACCAAAAGGCTTCTTTATCACCCATATAATGTTGAAAGATTTGGAACTTCTGATAAAAATAAGGATTTTGTTATCGTCTTTCATGGTATATATGGAAAAGCAAAAACTTTAAATCATATTACTGATACGCTTGAAAAGGAAGGATATTCAGGAATTAACATACAATATCCTACAACTGAAGATACAGTTGAGGAAATTACTGAAAAATACATTGCTCCAAATATTGAATCTGCATCAAAAACTGTAGAAGAGGAAAATACAAAGAGAAAAAAACAGGGACTTCCTGAAATCAAAATAAATTTTATTGTACATTCAATGGGAACAGGAATTTTAAGATATTATCTGAAAACTCATAAATTAAATCATCTTGGAAAAGTAATATTTATTTCTCCGCCATCTCATGGGAGCCAGCTGTCAGACAATCCGATATCTGATATCCTCAAGGATACTCTGGGAAATTCTGTCAGACAGTTTAAAACTTCCAGTGACAGTTTCGTAAATTTGCTTGGTGAACCTGATTATCAATGTTATGTGATGATAGGAAATAAATCCGGTAATTTTTTATATTCCATTCTAATACCAGGAATTGACGATGGAATGGTTCCCTTTAAAACTTCAAGGCTTAATAATTGTAATTATAAGGTTATTGAAAATGCCACACATACAAGTATTTTAAAGGATAAAAGAACTTTAAATGAAATAGCAGATTATTTGAAAAATTAA
- a CDS encoding nucleotidyltransferase family protein produces the protein MLKIGIVAEYNPFHNGHLYQIEEIKKRMGKDNTLIVAVVSGDFVQRGEFSYSDKWQKTEMALNHGVDIVVELPLYYSVQNAEIFSRMSTKILDYMELDFQVFGAEEEDIKVLDRIIELQEREEYKKNLMKLMKKGNSYSTSQKLALSEYGYGDAVKSNNILALEYMRTMKKENLGIKPYIIKREISDYNEIEIEEERKNIASATFIREEMLKNNGNPGNIRKFIPEKTYEILERVYISNGKDDEQQKWQNLKNSMFKFLKYKLLMETKNEIIKIYDMNDEIYARIYRGVSKSKTYEVFLKEVKSRNFSIKRIERIVLNILLNATKKAVDFELDYIRVLGFNQKGQEYLKQLKKDKKVFNEKSYKMEELETTEKKANDEKIFVNWKNIEKNVHSEKVKIEKNGFLLKELFFNKKERLNPLIINSKV, from the coding sequence TTGCTAAAAATAGGCATAGTTGCAGAGTATAATCCTTTCCATAATGGACATCTGTACCAGATAGAAGAGATAAAAAAGAGAATGGGAAAAGATAATACGTTGATAGTTGCAGTTGTAAGCGGAGATTTCGTTCAGAGGGGAGAATTTTCATATTCTGATAAATGGCAGAAGACAGAAATGGCATTGAATCATGGAGTGGACATCGTGGTAGAACTGCCATTATATTATTCCGTTCAGAATGCTGAAATTTTTTCAAGAATGTCTACCAAAATTCTGGATTATATGGAGCTGGATTTTCAGGTTTTTGGTGCAGAGGAAGAGGACATCAAGGTGCTGGACAGGATAATTGAACTGCAGGAAAGGGAAGAGTATAAAAAGAATCTGATGAAACTGATGAAAAAAGGGAACAGTTACAGCACTTCCCAGAAACTGGCATTATCAGAATATGGATATGGTGATGCTGTGAAATCAAATAATATACTTGCTCTTGAGTATATGAGGACAATGAAGAAGGAAAATCTTGGAATAAAGCCTTATATCATAAAAAGGGAAATCTCTGATTATAATGAAATAGAGATTGAAGAGGAGAGAAAAAACATCGCAAGTGCAACCTTTATAAGGGAAGAGATGCTAAAGAATAACGGAAACCCTGGAAATATAAGGAAATTCATTCCTGAAAAAACATATGAAATCTTGGAGAGAGTCTACATTTCAAACGGAAAAGATGATGAACAGCAGAAATGGCAAAACTTAAAAAACAGTATGTTTAAATTTTTAAAATATAAATTGTTAATGGAAACAAAGAATGAAATAATAAAAATATATGATATGAACGACGAAATATATGCTAGAATATACAGAGGTGTTAGTAAATCAAAAACATATGAAGTTTTTCTGAAAGAAGTAAAATCAAGAAATTTTTCAATAAAAAGAATAGAAAGAATTGTACTGAATATTTTACTGAATGCAACAAAAAAGGCAGTTGATTTTGAACTGGATTATATAAGGGTGCTCGGATTTAATCAGAAAGGCCAGGAGTATCTTAAACAGCTTAAGAAGGATAAGAAAGTTTTTAATGAAAAATCATATAAGATGGAAGAACTTGAAACTACTGAAAAGAAAGCAAATGATGAAAAGATTTTTGTGAACTGGAAAAATATTGAAAAAAATGTACATTCAGAAAAGGTGAAAATAGAAAAAAACGGTTTCCTATTAAAGGAGCTGTTTTTCAATAAAAAGGAAAGACTGAATCCTTTAATCATAAATTCTAAAGTATAA
- a CDS encoding polyketide cyclase, whose product MEFSFSLKIKAAKEDVWEYYADIEKWYDWEKDLKNITLKEGFKTGSYGTMELEGMPPMEYQLTLVKPFEEFWDKTETPFGDILFGHQIIDNNDGSVNIKHIVALDSEDKQHLEFLSQVFSDVPHSIFILKNCLER is encoded by the coding sequence ATGGAATTTAGTTTTAGTTTGAAAATCAAAGCGGCAAAAGAAGATGTGTGGGAATACTATGCAGATATTGAAAAATGGTATGACTGGGAAAAAGATTTAAAAAATATTACATTAAAAGAGGGGTTTAAGACAGGTTCATATGGAACTATGGAACTTGAAGGAATGCCCCCTATGGAATATCAGCTTACTCTTGTAAAACCTTTTGAAGAATTTTGGGATAAAACAGAAACTCCGTTTGGAGATATTCTTTTTGGTCATCAAATAATTGATAACAATGACGGAAGCGTAAATATAAAACATATTGTGGCTTTAGATAGTGAAGACAAGCAACATTTGGAATTTTTGAGCCAAGTTTTTTCCGATGTTCCTCATTCTATATTCATTCTGAAAAATTGCTTGGAAAGATAA
- the pflA gene encoding pyruvate formate-lyase-activating protein yields MEGYIHSFESFGTKDGPGIRFVLFLQGCPLRCLYCHNVDTWNIKDRKYMMTPEEVMKEILKVKGFIRSGGVTVSGGEPLLQPEFLIELFKLCKENGIHTALDTSGYIFNEKAKKVLENVDMVLLDIKHINPMKYKILTSVSLDHTLKFAEYLSSINKPVWVRYVFVPGYSDDEEDLHEWAKFVSQFGNIERVDILPFHQMGTYKWEKLGKEYKLKDVETPTREEVEKAEEIFKSYGLKLLEK; encoded by the coding sequence ATGGAGGGATATATACACTCTTTTGAATCTTTCGGAACAAAAGACGGGCCTGGAATAAGATTTGTCCTATTCCTGCAGGGATGCCCTCTGAGATGTCTTTACTGTCATAATGTTGATACATGGAACATAAAGGATAGAAAATACATGATGACACCGGAAGAAGTTATGAAGGAAATTCTCAAAGTTAAAGGATTTATAAGAAGTGGGGGCGTTACTGTTTCAGGAGGGGAACCTCTACTGCAGCCTGAATTTCTGATTGAACTATTTAAACTATGTAAGGAAAACGGAATTCACACAGCATTAGATACTTCAGGATATATTTTTAATGAAAAAGCTAAAAAAGTACTGGAAAATGTCGATATGGTACTTCTTGACATAAAACATATCAATCCCATGAAATACAAAATATTGACTTCTGTGAGCCTTGATCATACACTGAAATTTGCTGAATACCTTTCGAGCATAAATAAACCTGTGTGGGTGAGATATGTGTTTGTTCCAGGATATTCAGATGATGAGGAAGATCTGCATGAATGGGCTAAGTTTGTGTCGCAGTTTGGGAATATAGAAAGAGTGGATATTCTGCCATTTCATCAGATGGGAACCTATAAGTGGGAAAAACTTGGGAAAGAATATAAACTTAAAGATGTAGAAACTCCCACAAGGGAAGAAGTGGAAAAGGCTGAAGAAATTTTTAAATCATATGGACTGAAATTGCTTGAAAAATAA
- a CDS encoding PTS transporter subunit EIIC, translated as MGKYQDEAKKLLELVGGKDNIASVTHCATRMRFALVDETKASVKEIQGLPTVKGTFTNAGQFQVIMGNDVGDFYKDFIGVSGIESASKEDVKKAAMTKQPLLQRMVAHLAEIFVPLIPALVAGGLMLGLGNFLQANLPFLGGKSFKETSEMARVILFFTDWIGGAVFGMLPVLVCWSTVRKFKGNEALGIVLGLMLVSGIMLNAYVYGNMAGEGINVKDALLNGNEKYGIEAGKHILNLGITKLTLIGYQAQVLPAMFAGIAMCYIEKFFNKRTPEVLKLVWVPFVTLIVTGFLTILFIGPFARTLGEWLVAVFAFLFKTPGLKYLGALLFGSTYAPLVITGLHHTFIAVDLQLSAASGGTFIWPLIALSNIAQSGAVLATYFLYKKDKKQESVSLSATVSAWFGITEPALFGANLKYMYPFYAALIGSAVGAVISTGFNVLANGIGVGGLALAFLSIKFEGAHQLGFWLATIAAFGLSFGLTFVFSKTKLNKGSLA; from the coding sequence ATGGGAAAATATCAGGATGAAGCAAAAAAGCTTCTAGAACTTGTAGGCGGAAAAGATAATATAGCTAGTGTTACTCACTGTGCTACAAGAATGAGATTTGCATTAGTTGATGAAACTAAGGCAAGTGTGAAAGAAATTCAGGGATTGCCTACAGTAAAGGGGACATTTACAAATGCAGGGCAATTTCAAGTAATTATGGGGAATGATGTTGGAGATTTTTACAAGGATTTTATTGGGGTATCAGGAATAGAATCTGCATCAAAAGAAGATGTGAAAAAAGCTGCAATGACTAAGCAACCTTTATTACAAAGAATGGTTGCACATCTGGCTGAAATTTTTGTGCCATTGATACCTGCACTTGTGGCAGGAGGATTAATGCTAGGATTGGGGAACTTTTTACAGGCCAATTTACCATTCTTAGGTGGTAAATCATTTAAAGAAACTTCTGAAATGGCAAGAGTTATACTGTTCTTTACTGACTGGATAGGTGGAGCAGTATTTGGTATGTTACCAGTACTAGTTTGCTGGTCAACTGTCAGAAAATTCAAAGGTAATGAAGCCCTTGGTATTGTTTTAGGGTTGATGCTTGTGTCAGGAATTATGTTAAATGCTTATGTTTATGGTAACATGGCAGGAGAAGGTATCAATGTAAAAGATGCACTATTAAACGGTAATGAAAAATATGGTATTGAAGCAGGAAAACATATATTAAATTTAGGAATTACTAAATTGACATTGATTGGATATCAGGCACAGGTATTACCGGCAATGTTTGCAGGAATAGCAATGTGCTATATTGAAAAGTTTTTTAATAAGAGAACACCTGAAGTATTGAAATTAGTATGGGTACCATTTGTAACATTAATAGTAACTGGATTTTTAACTATACTGTTTATCGGACCTTTTGCAAGAACATTGGGAGAATGGTTAGTTGCAGTATTTGCCTTCCTGTTTAAGACACCTGGACTGAAATATTTAGGAGCATTACTATTTGGTTCTACTTATGCACCATTAGTAATAACAGGATTACATCATACATTTATAGCAGTAGATTTACAATTATCAGCTGCAAGTGGAGGGACATTTATATGGCCTCTGATAGCTTTATCAAATATCGCTCAATCAGGAGCTGTACTTGCAACATATTTCCTTTACAAGAAGGACAAAAAACAGGAATCAGTTTCATTATCAGCAACTGTTTCTGCATGGTTTGGAATTACAGAACCTGCATTATTTGGAGCTAATTTGAAATATATGTATCCATTCTATGCCGCATTAATAGGATCTGCAGTTGGAGCAGTAATTTCTACAGGATTTAATGTATTGGCAAATGGAATAGGAGTAGGAGGACTGGCACTTGCATTCCTTTCAATTAAATTTGAAGGAGCTCATCAGTTAGGATTCTGGCTTGCAACAATTGCTGCATTTGGACTATCTTTTGGCTTAACATTCGTATTTTCAAAAACAAAACTGAATAAAGGAAGCTTAGCATAA
- a CDS encoding alpha/beta hydrolase yields MGSAIAAKIFNNGLRKKGIKVDKMILDSSIANIRKRVKEDAKKRRVPKFIVSVVVRVFNFRVGNKLDKLKFSYLLRRIPTLIIQTKSDKATTYGMLMEEYNEIAQNKNVQLKVFERGSHTRIYAEPDYKEEYTQAVADFLKGVAVNGVREETTNKNIQEEVAIKSGADENRNDKNSEYYEKFSDFDFDDNENE; encoded by the coding sequence ATGGGGTCTGCGATTGCGGCGAAGATATTTAATAATGGACTTAGAAAAAAAGGTATAAAAGTAGATAAGATGATACTTGACAGTTCTATTGCAAATATAAGAAAAAGAGTGAAGGAAGATGCTAAAAAAAGAAGAGTTCCAAAATTTATTGTAAGCGTAGTTGTCAGGGTGTTTAATTTCAGAGTTGGAAATAAGCTGGATAAACTAAAATTTTCTTATCTTCTCAGAAGAATACCGACACTTATAATACAGACTAAAAGTGATAAAGCTACAACTTATGGCATGCTGATGGAAGAGTACAATGAGATAGCTCAGAATAAGAATGTTCAGCTTAAGGTTTTTGAAAGAGGTTCACATACAAGAATATATGCAGAACCTGACTATAAGGAAGAATATACTCAGGCAGTTGCTGATTTTCTTAAAGGTGTAGCGGTAAATGGCGTTCGGGAAGAAACGACTAATAAAAATATTCAGGAAGAAGTGGCCATAAAATCAGGAGCTGATGAAAATAGAAATGATAAAAATTCAGAGTATTATGAAAAATTTTCTGATTTTGATTTTGATGATAATGAGAATGAATAA
- a CDS encoding MarR family winged helix-turn-helix transcriptional regulator — protein MFTSKYKNNSEKSTGLLFMRVYNKWHLMIKQELKKMNLTHPQFVVLASLAYLSQNGNEVTQIMISKLSGIDVMTVSQILGLLEKHNFVKRKEHSRDTRAKAVTLNKKGEEILQKAVPLIEQIDEFFFGKLDNDEEQFRHFLVSLNEE, from the coding sequence TTGTTTACATCAAAATATAAAAATAATTCAGAAAAATCAACAGGATTGTTATTCATGAGGGTGTACAATAAATGGCATCTTATGATAAAACAGGAGTTAAAGAAAATGAATTTGACACACCCTCAATTTGTTGTTTTAGCTTCTCTTGCTTATCTATCACAAAATGGAAATGAAGTTACACAGATTATGATTTCAAAACTCTCAGGGATAGATGTTATGACCGTATCTCAAATATTGGGTTTATTGGAAAAACATAATTTTGTGAAAAGAAAAGAACATTCAAGGGATACAAGAGCAAAAGCTGTTACTTTGAATAAAAAGGGAGAAGAAATATTACAAAAAGCTGTTCCGTTAATTGAGCAAATTGATGAATTTTTTTTCGGAAAGTTAGATAACGATGAAGAACAATTTAGACATTTTCTTGTTAGCCTAAATGAAGAATAA
- the pflB gene encoding formate C-acetyltransferase, translated as MDAWRGFKEGNWSKEVDVTDFIRRNYTEYQGDESFLEGPTEATTEMWKSLMEKFKVEREKGIYDAETKIPSQIDAYGPGYINKDLEKIVGLQTDAPLKRAIFPNGGLRMVKNSLESFGYKLDPQTEEIFSKYRKTHNDGVFSAYTDSIKKARHTGIITGLPDAYGRGRIIGDYRRVALYGVDRLIEERETRFKECDPTEMTEDKIRLREELFEQIKALKALKRMAEAYGFDISKPASTAQEAIQWTYFAYLAATKDQNGAAMSIGRTSTFLDIYIERDLQEGRITEKEAQEFMDHFVMKLRLIRFLRTPEYDALFSGDPVWVTESIGGMGLDGRSLVTKNSFRVLHTLYNMGTSPEPNLTVLWSEKLPESWKKYCAKVSIDTSSVQYENDDIMRPQFGDNYGIACCVSPMAIGQQMQFFGARVNLPKALLYAINGGKDEKSKMQVTPEGQFQKVEGEYLEFDEVWEKFDKLLDWLAETYVKALNIIHYMHDKYSYEALEMALHDVDIKRTEAFGIAGISIIADSLAAIKYGKVRVVRDEEGDAVDYVVEKEYVPFGNNDDATDQFAVDVVKIFMNKIRSHKMYRDAIPTQSVLTITSNVVYGKKTGNTPDGRRAGEPFGPGANPMHGRDTRGAVASLASVAKLPFEDANDGISYTFAITPETLGKNENEKKGNLVGLLDGYFNQTGHHLNVNVFGRELLEDAMERPENYPQLTIRVSGYAVNFVKLTKEQQLDVISRTISSKF; from the coding sequence ATGGACGCATGGAGAGGTTTTAAAGAAGGTAATTGGAGTAAAGAAGTTGACGTAACAGACTTTATCAGAAGAAATTACACTGAGTACCAAGGGGATGAAAGTTTTCTAGAAGGACCGACAGAAGCTACTACAGAAATGTGGAAATCTCTTATGGAAAAATTTAAAGTGGAAAGAGAAAAAGGTATTTATGATGCTGAAACTAAAATACCTTCTCAAATAGATGCCTATGGTCCAGGTTATATTAACAAGGATCTTGAAAAAATTGTAGGACTTCAGACAGATGCACCGTTAAAAAGAGCAATCTTCCCTAATGGAGGATTGAGAATGGTTAAAAACAGTCTGGAATCTTTTGGATATAAGCTGGATCCTCAGACTGAGGAAATATTCAGTAAATATAGAAAAACACATAATGATGGAGTATTCTCAGCTTATACTGACAGCATAAAAAAGGCAAGACATACAGGGATTATTACAGGATTGCCTGATGCCTACGGAAGAGGAAGAATAATCGGGGATTACAGAAGAGTTGCTCTTTATGGAGTTGACAGACTTATAGAGGAACGTGAAACTAGATTTAAGGAATGCGATCCTACTGAAATGACAGAAGATAAAATAAGATTAAGAGAAGAGCTTTTTGAACAGATTAAAGCATTAAAGGCTCTAAAAAGAATGGCAGAAGCTTATGGGTTTGATATTTCAAAACCTGCTTCGACAGCACAGGAAGCTATCCAGTGGACTTATTTTGCCTACCTTGCGGCTACTAAAGATCAGAACGGTGCGGCAATGAGTATCGGAAGAACTTCTACATTCCTTGATATTTACATTGAAAGAGATTTACAGGAAGGAAGAATTACTGAAAAAGAAGCTCAGGAATTTATGGATCATTTTGTAATGAAGCTGAGACTTATCAGATTTTTAAGAACACCTGAATATGATGCGTTATTCTCAGGAGATCCTGTATGGGTTACTGAATCAATTGGTGGAATGGGACTTGATGGAAGATCTCTTGTAACTAAGAACAGTTTCAGAGTTCTGCATACACTTTATAACATGGGAACATCACCTGAACCTAACCTGACAGTACTATGGAGTGAAAAATTGCCTGAAAGCTGGAAAAAATACTGTGCAAAAGTGTCTATAGATACTTCATCGGTTCAGTATGAAAATGATGATATTATGAGACCTCAGTTTGGTGATAACTATGGAATAGCATGCTGTGTTTCGCCTATGGCAATAGGACAGCAGATGCAGTTCTTTGGAGCAAGGGTAAACTTGCCTAAAGCATTACTTTACGCTATAAACGGTGGAAAGGATGAAAAATCTAAGATGCAGGTTACTCCTGAAGGTCAGTTCCAGAAAGTTGAAGGAGAATACCTTGAATTTGATGAAGTATGGGAAAAATTTGATAAATTATTAGACTGGCTGGCTGAAACTTATGTAAAAGCATTGAATATTATTCATTACATGCATGATAAATATTCTTATGAAGCTCTGGAAATGGCATTACATGATGTTGACATCAAGAGAACAGAAGCATTTGGAATTGCAGGAATTTCAATAATTGCAGATTCACTTGCAGCAATTAAGTACGGAAAAGTAAGAGTTGTAAGAGATGAAGAAGGAGATGCGGTTGACTATGTTGTTGAGAAGGAATATGTTCCATTTGGTAACAATGACGATGCAACAGACCAGTTTGCAGTAGATGTAGTTAAAATCTTCATGAATAAAATAAGAAGTCATAAGATGTACAGGGATGCAATACCTACTCAGTCAGTATTGACAATAACTTCAAACGTTGTATATGGTAAAAAGACAGGAAATACTCCTGACGGAAGAAGAGCAGGGGAGCCTTTCGGACCTGGAGCCAACCCTATGCACGGAAGAGATACAAGAGGAGCAGTAGCATCACTTGCATCAGTAGCAAAATTACCATTTGAAGATGCTAATGATGGAATTTCTTATACATTTGCAATAACACCTGAAACATTAGGTAAAAATGAAAATGAGAAAAAAGGAAATCTTGTAGGATTGTTGGATGGATACTTCAATCAGACAGGACATCACCTGAATGTAAATGTGTTCGGAAGAGAACTGCTTGAAGATGCTATGGAAAGACCTGAAAATTATCCGCAGCTTACAATAAGAGTTTCCGGATATGCGGTAAACTTTGTAAAACTTACTAAGGAACAGCAGCTGGATGTAATCAGCAGAACTATATCAAGTAAATTCTAA